In the Orenia marismortui DSM 5156 genome, one interval contains:
- a CDS encoding HU family DNA-binding protein, with the protein MANITKTDLVDQIAEKTGITKKDSKAALNGLLEVIAENLEAEAKKPADERSKIQLIGFGSFEVRDRPARTGRNPQTGEEMQIPARTVPAFKAGKSFKDTVNVK; encoded by the coding sequence ATGGCGAATATTACAAAAACAGATTTGGTTGATCAGATTGCTGAAAAAACAGGAATTACAAAAAAGGATTCTAAAGCAGCATTAAATGGTTTATTAGAAGTAATTGCTGAAAATTTAGAAGCTGAAGCTAAGAAGCCTGCTGATGAAAGATCAAAGATTCAATTAATTGGTTTCGGTAGTTTTGAGGTTCGTGATAGACCAGCTAGAACTGGACGTAACCCTCAAACTGGTGAAGAGATGCAGATTCCTGCACGTACAGTACCTGCTTTCAAGGCTGGTAAAAGCTTTAAAGATACTGTAAATGTAAAATAG
- a CDS encoding NAD(P)H-dependent glycerol-3-phosphate dehydrogenase: protein MKEKIAVIGGGSWGTALAVVLNNNGYNVYLRDISEKRVKEINEEHVNSYLSGIELPKELRATTSLEEAVKGAKAVVVVVPSHIVRTVSKELKGLLDKDIVIVTASKGIEEESHLRMSEVIKEELDDKFSDKIVALSGPSHAEEVILNHPTTVVVANKNKELAQQVQNMFMSDSFRVYTNPDIIGVELGGAVKNIIAIAAGISDGLDFGDNALAALITRGITEIKRLGVAMGAESVTFSGLTGLGDLIVTCASEHSRNRRLGFKIGSGKSLEEALSEMEMVAEGVRTAKAVYNLSHKLDIEMPIVDQMYKILFENKDPKLVVSDLMLRGAKYEIESIAMEKEW from the coding sequence ATGAAAGAAAAGATAGCTGTTATTGGAGGCGGTAGTTGGGGGACTGCTCTAGCTGTTGTGCTTAATAATAATGGATATAATGTTTATTTACGTGATATTTCTGAAAAGCGAGTAAAGGAAATAAATGAAGAGCATGTTAATTCTTATTTATCAGGAATTGAGCTACCAAAAGAGCTTAGAGCAACTACTAGTTTAGAAGAAGCTGTTAAAGGAGCTAAAGCAGTAGTTGTAGTTGTACCTTCTCATATCGTTAGAACTGTATCTAAGGAACTAAAAGGTTTACTGGATAAGGATATAGTTATAGTAACTGCTTCTAAAGGTATAGAAGAAGAAAGTCATTTGAGAATGTCAGAGGTTATAAAAGAAGAATTAGATGATAAATTTTCTGATAAGATAGTTGCTTTAAGTGGACCAAGTCATGCTGAAGAGGTTATTTTAAATCATCCAACTACAGTTGTAGTTGCAAATAAGAATAAAGAGTTGGCTCAGCAGGTTCAGAATATGTTCATGTCTGATTCTTTTAGAGTATATACAAATCCTGATATAATAGGTGTTGAATTAGGTGGTGCAGTTAAAAATATTATCGCTATTGCTGCAGGAATTTCTGATGGATTAGATTTTGGAGATAATGCTTTGGCTGCATTAATTACTAGAGGTATTACAGAAATTAAGCGTTTAGGTGTAGCTATGGGAGCAGAATCTGTTACTTTTTCAGGTTTAACTGGATTAGGAGATTTAATTGTAACTTGTGCTAGTGAACATAGTCGTAATCGACGTCTAGGATTTAAAATAGGTTCTGGTAAGAGTCTGGAAGAGGCATTATCAGAAATGGAAATGGTAGCAGAGGGTGTTAGAACTGCTAAGGCTGTTTATAATTTATCACATAAATTAGATATAGAGATGCCAATTGTAGATCAGATGTATAAAATATTATTTGAGAATAAAGATCCGAAATTAGTAGTAAGTGATTTAATGCTTAGAGGAGCAAAATATGAAATTGAGTCTATAGCTATGGAAAAAGAATGGTAA
- the ltrA gene encoding group II intron reverse transcriptase/maturase, with product MLKFRTLYSLKDKITKKFHLYIAGQKVLDNGGCGGVDNVSIEEFKNNYKMNMRELHRQLIENTYEPLPVLRTYISKGNGEKRPLGIPVIKDRIAQQAVRQVLEIYFEREFCECSFGFRPNRSAHDAIEKIEKYKEQGYYWVVDADIKSYFDTIDHELLMDFIAEYISDGWVLDIIRSWLTIGVMTEEGREETREGTPQGGVISPLLANIYLHYFDKKMTRRGYKIVRFADDFVILTKNKRKAKRALKVTRKIIEDELKLKLHPRKTVVTNFYDGFEFLGFKFHHSEYKRPKDKAITKFKNKVRKITRRTRPFPVEVIIAKLNPVLRGWGNYFKIGNVKTLFTRLDKWIRMRMRSFIEKKKAIMYQNYRFSNSYLRDKGLQSLLTDVL from the coding sequence GTGTTAAAATTTCGAACTCTATATAGTTTGAAGGATAAAATCACAAAGAAATTTCACTTATATATTGCAGGACAAAAAGTACTGGATAATGGTGGCTGTGGTGGAGTTGATAATGTAAGCATAGAAGAGTTTAAAAATAATTACAAGATGAATATGCGAGAACTTCATAGACAGCTGATAGAGAATACTTACGAGCCATTACCAGTGTTACGGACGTACATTTCCAAAGGAAATGGAGAAAAGAGACCACTAGGTATTCCAGTAATCAAAGATAGAATTGCTCAACAAGCAGTGAGGCAAGTACTAGAAATATACTTTGAGCGAGAATTTTGTGAATGTTCCTTTGGTTTCAGACCTAATAGGTCTGCTCACGATGCGATAGAAAAGATAGAGAAATATAAAGAACAAGGTTACTACTGGGTGGTAGACGCAGACATTAAATCTTATTTTGATACTATAGACCATGAGTTATTAATGGATTTTATAGCGGAATATATAAGTGATGGTTGGGTATTAGATATTATCAGGTCATGGCTGACAATTGGAGTTATGACTGAAGAAGGTAGAGAAGAAACTAGAGAAGGGACACCTCAAGGAGGTGTCATCTCTCCTCTATTAGCTAATATCTATTTACATTACTTTGATAAGAAAATGACTCGTCGAGGTTACAAAATAGTCCGCTTTGCTGACGACTTTGTAATCTTAACTAAAAATAAGCGCAAAGCAAAGAGAGCGTTAAAAGTTACCCGTAAAATTATAGAGGATGAATTGAAGTTGAAACTTCATCCTCGTAAGACGGTAGTAACTAACTTTTATGATGGATTTGAATTTCTAGGATTCAAATTTCACCATTCTGAATACAAGAGACCTAAAGATAAAGCAATAACAAAATTCAAAAACAAAGTAAGAAAGATTACTAGAAGAACTAGACCTTTTCCTGTAGAAGTAATAATTGCAAAATTAAATCCAGTTTTGAGAGGTTGGGGTAACTATTTCAAGATAGGAAATGTGAAGACTTTGTTTACGAGGTTGGATAAATGGATTAGAATGAGAATGCGTTCGTTTATCGAAAAGAAAAAGGCGATAATGTATCAAAATTATCGCTTTTCAAATAGTTATCTAAGAGATAAAGGACTTCAATCATTACTTACTGATGTGCTCTAA
- the spoIVA gene encoding stage IV sporulation protein A, whose translation MEGFNIYQDIATRTNGDIYVGVVGPVRTGKSTFIKKFMDLLVLPNMDDEYDKERTRDELPQSGEGKTIMTTEPKFVPNQATEISLDENVDFKIRLVDCVGYRVDGALGYEEEEGPRMVTTPWFEEAIPFQKAAEIGTQKVVQDHSTIGLVITSDGSITDLSRESYTDAEERVIKELNELDKPYIVALNSAHPHSPETQELAKELEEKYNKKVVPVDCLNLSSEDINNLLKEVLYEFPLKEVNLDLPIWIDELEKEHWLSKDLNQTINDSIQDIYTLRDVNHLVEKLSDSDNAGDIFISDMDLGSGVASLTFDLKDDLFYNILEEMTDLEIKGEHSLFNLVKELSVVKKEYDQIADALQQVNETGYGIVTPKLEDLLFDEPELIKRGGHFGVKLRASAPSIHMIRADINTEVSPVVGTEKQCEELIEFFATEFEANPDAIWQSDFLGRSLHDLVKDGINQKLYRMPVNAQEKLQDTLQKIINEGSGGLICIIL comes from the coding sequence ATGGAAGGGTTTAATATTTATCAGGATATTGCCACTAGAACAAATGGTGATATTTATGTAGGAGTAGTTGGACCAGTTAGAACAGGTAAGTCAACATTTATTAAGAAATTTATGGACTTATTGGTCTTACCTAATATGGATGATGAGTATGACAAAGAAAGAACTAGAGATGAACTGCCACAAAGTGGTGAAGGAAAGACAATAATGACTACTGAACCTAAATTTGTACCTAATCAAGCTACTGAGATAAGCTTGGATGAAAATGTGGATTTCAAGATTAGATTAGTAGATTGTGTAGGTTATAGAGTAGATGGGGCCTTAGGATATGAAGAAGAAGAAGGTCCTAGGATGGTAACAACACCTTGGTTTGAAGAGGCAATTCCATTTCAAAAGGCTGCTGAAATTGGCACGCAAAAAGTAGTTCAAGATCATTCAACTATAGGATTGGTAATAACAAGTGATGGAAGTATTACTGATTTATCCCGTGAAAGCTATACAGATGCAGAGGAAAGGGTTATTAAAGAGTTAAATGAGTTAGATAAGCCTTACATTGTTGCTTTAAACTCAGCCCATCCTCATAGTCCAGAGACTCAAGAGCTGGCTAAAGAGTTAGAAGAAAAGTACAATAAAAAGGTAGTTCCAGTAGATTGCTTAAATTTAAGTTCAGAAGATATTAATAATTTATTAAAAGAAGTCTTATATGAATTTCCATTAAAAGAGGTAAACCTTGATTTGCCAATTTGGATAGATGAGTTAGAGAAAGAACATTGGTTAAGTAAAGATCTTAATCAAACAATTAATGATTCAATCCAAGATATATATACTTTAAGAGATGTCAATCATTTAGTTGAGAAATTATCTGATTCTGATAATGCAGGGGATATATTTATTTCAGATATGGATTTAGGTAGTGGGGTAGCAAGTTTAACTTTTGATCTCAAGGATGATCTTTTCTACAACATTTTAGAAGAGATGACTGATTTAGAAATTAAAGGAGAGCACAGTTTATTTAATTTAGTTAAGGAATTAAGTGTAGTAAAAAAAGAGTATGATCAAATAGCAGATGCGTTACAGCAAGTAAATGAAACTGGTTATGGTATAGTTACTCCCAAATTAGAAGATCTACTTTTTGATGAGCCGGAGTTAATTAAACGAGGCGGTCATTTTGGTGTTAAATTAAGAGCTAGTGCTCCATCTATTCATATGATTAGGGCTGATATTAATACAGAGGTTTCTCCAGTAGTAGGAACAGAAAAGCAATGTGAGGAATTGATTGAATTTTTCGCTACTGAGTTTGAAGCCAATCCAGATGCTATTTGGCAGAGTGATTTTTTAGGGCGTTCACTTCATGATTTAGTTAAAGATGGAATTAATCAGAAGTTATATAGAATGCCTGTTAATGCTCAAGAAAAGTTACAAGATACTTTGCAAAAGATAATTAATGAAGGTAGTGGAGGCTTAATTTGTATAATATTATAA
- a CDS encoding HD-GYP domain-containing protein, whose translation MIDNFSKIELHEFIESLVKGLESKDLYTSGHSERVAHLAERIALEMNLSKERVFNIHIAGHLHDIGKIGVPDSILKKNGRLTEKEYEEIKEHSVIGYEIINKIKSFKEIAIYIKHHHEHYDGKGYPDNIKAKDIPLESRIISIADSFDAMTSPRHYRTPVKIVEAIKEIKLNSGTQFDPQLVQAINNIYQHDYSFLERIVHSAFQSEHKLA comes from the coding sequence ATGATTGATAATTTTTCAAAGATAGAATTACACGAATTTATAGAGAGTTTAGTGAAAGGTTTAGAATCAAAAGATTTGTATACATCTGGTCATTCAGAAAGGGTTGCCCATTTAGCTGAAAGAATTGCCCTAGAAATGAACTTAAGTAAGGAAAGAGTATTCAATATACATATAGCAGGACATCTCCATGATATCGGAAAGATAGGGGTTCCTGACTCTATATTAAAGAAAAATGGAAGACTAACTGAAAAAGAATATGAAGAGATTAAAGAACATAGTGTAATCGGATATGAAATAATTAATAAGATAAAGAGTTTTAAAGAAATAGCAATATATATAAAACATCATCACGAACACTATGATGGTAAAGGATATCCAGATAATATTAAAGCTAAAGATATTCCTTTAGAATCCAGAATAATCTCAATTGCCGATTCTTTTGATGCAATGACTAGCCCTAGGCATTATCGAACTCCAGTTAAAATTGTAGAAGCCATTAAGGAAATTAAATTAAATAGTGGTACACAATTTGACCCTCAACTTGTTCAAGCTATAAATAATATCTATCAACATGACTATTCATTCTTAGAAAGAATTGTGCATAGTGCCTTTCAATCTGAGCATAAATTAGCCTAA
- the plsY gene encoding glycerol-3-phosphate 1-O-acyltransferase PlsY encodes MVKEFLVILFSYLLGSIPFALIVVRLVKGVDIRKYGSGNIGATNAFRLLGLSMGILVALLDIGKGFLAVSIARIFFPDQSLILLLAGLAAIAGHNWPIFLKFNGGRGVATSVGVLISLSPKAVLITFLVWIIIVVTTQYVSLASITGAILIPILMLLFGQDKFVLIFTLLISIFVIYRHLPNIKRLLSGTENKVSLKNNLDNK; translated from the coding sequence ATGGTTAAAGAGTTTTTAGTTATACTTTTTTCTTATTTACTAGGTTCAATTCCTTTTGCTTTAATAGTAGTAAGGTTAGTAAAAGGTGTTGATATACGTAAGTATGGTAGTGGAAATATTGGAGCAACAAATGCTTTTAGGTTATTAGGATTAAGTATGGGAATTTTGGTAGCCTTATTAGATATAGGAAAGGGTTTTTTAGCAGTAAGTATAGCAAGGATCTTCTTTCCTGATCAATCGTTGATTTTATTATTGGCTGGGTTGGCAGCAATTGCTGGTCATAATTGGCCTATATTTCTTAAATTCAATGGTGGAAGAGGTGTTGCTACCTCTGTAGGGGTTTTGATAAGTTTATCTCCTAAAGCTGTATTAATTACATTTTTAGTTTGGATTATAATAGTAGTTACAACGCAGTATGTTTCACTGGCATCTATTACAGGAGCTATATTGATTCCAATTTTGATGTTATTATTTGGACAAGATAAATTTGTCTTAATTTTTACTTTATTAATATCAATCTTTGTAATTTATAGGCATTTGCCTAATATTAAGAGGCTATTATCAGGAACTGAAAATAAAGTAAGCCTAAAGAATAATTTAGATAATAAATAA
- a CDS encoding flavodoxin family protein: MKKAIIIHDAVGEKAEKLSNELVKYLSDDYDVLKKSIAHINIEELNDFDLIILGSANSNFKISQDGFINLYNSLTESDIDLSNKKLATFCPIDKKDLNFCETVDVIEKELKNMGLELANEGLKCDGDLNPQSKEEIKRWIKKVSSNKVEVKREGII; the protein is encoded by the coding sequence ATGAAGAAAGCGATTATTATCCATGATGCTGTAGGAGAGAAGGCAGAGAAGTTATCTAATGAATTAGTTAAATATTTGAGTGATGATTATGATGTATTAAAGAAATCTATAGCTCACATAAATATCGAAGAATTGAATGATTTTGATTTGATAATTTTGGGATCAGCAAATTCTAATTTTAAGATTAGTCAAGATGGATTTATAAATTTATATAATTCCTTAACTGAATCAGATATTGATTTGTCAAATAAAAAATTAGCTACATTCTGTCCAATAGATAAAAAAGATTTGAACTTTTGTGAAACAGTGGATGTAATAGAGAAGGAATTAAAAAATATGGGTTTAGAATTAGCTAATGAAGGACTAAAATGTGATGGGGATTTAAATCCTCAATCTAAAGAAGAGATAAAAAGATGGATTAAGAAAGTTTCAAGTAATAAGGTTGAAGTAAAGAGAGAAGGGATTATATAA
- a CDS encoding DUF3793 family protein codes for MRANLKNSVVCNKNYLKSLLEYIGATIMGVKPSELRNVMICNCGDCEYWKYCKKTILSYEEIGILELKSLNNKRRKKVIFYHQSSLNDYLQQKNNLKFLQGLGYPKEYNLELYLKHLKRRLESDKFPHEIGIFFGYPLKDVLAFMGYLDLEPSGYGEWKFYGNDRISKLQQKRFDQARKKFKDQLTELDNISRFYEAL; via the coding sequence ATGAGAGCTAATCTAAAAAATTCAGTGGTATGTAATAAAAATTACCTTAAATCTTTATTAGAGTATATAGGAGCAACTATAATGGGAGTTAAGCCATCAGAATTAAGGAATGTAATGATTTGTAATTGTGGTGACTGTGAATATTGGAAATATTGCAAAAAGACTATATTATCTTATGAAGAAATAGGAATTTTAGAATTAAAATCTCTGAATAATAAGAGGCGAAAGAAAGTGATTTTTTATCACCAGTCCTCTTTAAATGATTACCTTCAACAGAAAAACAATCTTAAATTTTTGCAGGGTCTAGGTTATCCCAAGGAATATAATTTAGAATTATATCTGAAACATTTAAAAAGAAGGTTGGAGAGTGATAAATTTCCCCATGAGATTGGTATCTTTTTTGGTTATCCACTGAAGGATGTATTAGCTTTTATGGGCTATTTGGATTTGGAACCTAGTGGTTATGGTGAATGGAAGTTTTATGGAAATGATAGAATTTCTAAGTTGCAACAGAAAAGATTTGACCAAGCCAGAAAGAAATTTAAAGATCAATTAACAGAGTTGGATAATATAAGTAGATTCTATGAAGCTTTATAA
- a CDS encoding metal ABC transporter substrate-binding protein encodes MKKNLLVFLIVFSLLITGCSQQQKTGNKIDQNKLEVFTSFYPLYYVANQIGGEKIAAKLVIPNGAEVHSYEPSPRKLADLERADVFFYNGLGLEPWADKVVNNLKNAGVKTIEVSKNIELLKFEEHNHEKENNHDEEHSHGHGEYDPHIWLDPINMIDIAKRMNKEFIALDPKNKDYYKENTLSFINEIKKLDEEYKSTLSNKEHKYILVSHASFGYLAKRYGLEQLAVAGVSPHQEPSPKVLAKLTEEAREHSLEYIFMESLANPKTAEVLAQEANLEILPLNPISGLTETEQEQGEDYISIMKKNLQSLRKALVD; translated from the coding sequence ATGAAAAAGAATTTATTGGTGTTTTTAATAGTGTTTTCTTTGTTAATCACTGGCTGTAGTCAACAGCAGAAGACTGGAAATAAAATTGATCAGAATAAATTAGAGGTTTTTACTAGTTTTTATCCATTGTATTATGTGGCTAATCAAATCGGTGGAGAAAAGATAGCGGCCAAGTTAGTGATTCCAAATGGTGCTGAGGTACATAGTTATGAGCCTTCTCCTAGGAAGTTAGCTGATTTAGAAAGGGCAGATGTTTTCTTTTATAATGGCCTAGGATTAGAACCTTGGGCTGATAAAGTAGTGAATAATTTAAAGAATGCTGGTGTTAAAACTATTGAAGTGAGTAAGAATATTGAATTATTAAAATTTGAAGAGCATAATCATGAGAAAGAGAATAATCATGATGAAGAGCATAGTCATGGCCATGGGGAGTATGATCCTCATATCTGGTTAGATCCAATTAATATGATCGATATTGCTAAAAGGATGAATAAAGAATTTATAGCATTAGATCCTAAAAATAAAGATTATTATAAAGAGAATACTCTTAGTTTTATCAATGAAATTAAGAAACTTGATGAAGAATATAAAAGTACTTTATCCAACAAGGAGCATAAGTATATTTTAGTTTCTCATGCCTCCTTTGGATATTTAGCAAAAAGATATGGATTAGAGCAATTAGCTGTAGCTGGAGTATCTCCACACCAAGAGCCTAGTCCAAAGGTTTTGGCTAAATTGACTGAAGAAGCACGAGAGCATAGTTTAGAGTATATATTTATGGAAAGTCTAGCTAATCCAAAAACAGCAGAAGTATTGGCTCAAGAGGCCAATTTAGAGATTCTACCCCTTAATCCAATTTCAGGGTTAACAGAAACAGAACAAGAGCAAGGCGAAGATTATATCTCTATTATGAAGAAGAATTTACAAAGTTTAAGAAAGGCTTTGGTGGATTAA
- a CDS encoding DUF512 domain-containing protein, whose amino-acid sequence MEKGVFADFEDVSRYIKIKKVVQGSIADELGIEAGDNLVKINGQTIKDFIDYKFLITDIYLEVEIIKEGGEYWVLEIDKDYDEDLGIEFDKIVFDGLKQCHNNCIFCFVKQTAPGSRDTLNIKDDDYRFSFFGGSYTTLTNLSAEEFDRIKRMHLSPLNISVHATDTEVRKRMLNNKKAGQILDQIKDLVEAGIELNTQVVLCPEINDGKCLEKTIRDLGEYIPQIKSLAIVPVGLTKYRDNLEELRSFNPKEAKELINMVKEWQNKFRREYNMSFVYLSDEFYLLADEDMPSSQYYDNFPQLENGIGMVRLLLDEFNSLKSQLPSSLNKNRKVSLVTSVLGAKSIKPIIDRLNQIINLDINIVEVENKYFGSEVTVTGLLTGEDILAKLTSVDDLGEITIIPEIVLNEDKLFLDNISWDEFVNKVPNLVVTVKNQAVDLVEKVLGKELGGGNNDKTYSCNCR is encoded by the coding sequence ATGGAAAAAGGAGTATTTGCTGATTTTGAAGATGTAAGCAGATACATAAAGATTAAAAAAGTAGTCCAAGGTAGTATTGCAGATGAGTTGGGAATAGAGGCTGGTGATAATTTAGTAAAAATTAATGGACAAACAATTAAAGATTTTATCGATTATAAATTCTTAATAACAGATATATATCTAGAAGTAGAAATTATTAAAGAAGGTGGAGAGTATTGGGTTTTAGAGATTGATAAAGATTATGATGAGGATTTAGGTATAGAATTTGATAAAATTGTTTTTGATGGTCTAAAACAGTGTCATAATAATTGTATCTTTTGCTTTGTTAAACAAACTGCTCCAGGGTCTAGAGACACTCTAAATATTAAAGATGATGATTATCGTTTTTCTTTTTTTGGAGGAAGCTATACAACTTTAACTAATCTATCAGCAGAAGAATTTGATAGAATTAAAAGGATGCATTTAAGCCCTTTAAATATTTCAGTTCATGCAACAGATACTGAAGTTAGAAAAAGAATGTTGAATAATAAAAAAGCTGGGCAGATACTAGATCAAATTAAAGATTTAGTAGAAGCTGGTATAGAGCTTAATACTCAAGTTGTACTATGTCCTGAGATTAATGATGGTAAATGTCTAGAAAAGACTATTAGAGATTTGGGAGAATATATACCACAAATTAAGTCTTTAGCAATTGTGCCAGTAGGATTAACTAAATATAGAGATAATTTAGAAGAGTTAAGATCTTTTAATCCTAAAGAAGCAAAAGAATTAATTAATATGGTAAAAGAGTGGCAAAATAAATTTAGAAGAGAATATAATATGAGTTTTGTATACTTATCAGATGAATTTTATTTGTTGGCTGATGAAGATATGCCAAGTAGCCAATATTATGATAACTTTCCCCAATTAGAAAATGGAATTGGGATGGTGAGGTTATTATTAGATGAATTTAATAGTTTAAAGTCACAATTACCAAGTAGTTTGAATAAAAATCGTAAAGTTTCATTAGTAACATCTGTATTAGGTGCAAAATCAATTAAACCTATAATAGATAGATTGAATCAAATTATTAATTTAGATATTAATATAGTAGAGGTAGAGAATAAATATTTTGGATCTGAAGTAACTGTAACTGGTTTATTAACTGGAGAAGATATCTTAGCTAAGTTAACTTCAGTTGATGATTTGGGTGAAATAACTATTATTCCTGAAATTGTATTAAATGAGGATAAGTTATTTTTAGATAATATAAGTTGGGATGAATTTGTTAATAAAGTGCCTAATTTGGTTGTTACAGTTAAAAATCAGGCTGTTGATTTAGTTGAAAAGGTGTTAGGAAAAGAACTTGGAGGTGGAAATAATGATAAAACCTATAGTTGCAATTGTAGGTAG
- a CDS encoding flavodoxin — translation MKTIILYGSTTGSTESLAESLASALDDKFEVLIKDVSKANVDELNNFDLILFGSSTWGSGELQDDFYDFYNNLDDIDLSGKKAGAFGVGDSAFPEFCRSVEVLEDKLKDLGAEIIIEGFKWDGDITSEAEESIQSWAERL, via the coding sequence ATGAAAACAATTATTTTATATGGTTCAACTACAGGTAGTACAGAAAGTTTAGCAGAATCTTTAGCAAGTGCTTTAGATGACAAGTTTGAGGTTCTTATTAAAGATGTATCAAAAGCTAATGTAGATGAGTTAAATAATTTTGATTTAATTTTATTTGGTTCTTCAACTTGGGGTTCTGGTGAATTACAAGATGATTTCTATGACTTTTATAATAATTTAGATGATATTGATCTATCTGGCAAAAAGGCTGGAGCTTTTGGGGTGGGAGATAGTGCTTTTCCAGAATTTTGTAGATCCGTAGAAGTCTTAGAAGATAAATTAAAGGACTTAGGAGCAGAGATTATTATAGAAGGTTTTAAATGGGATGGAGATATTACATCAGAAGCAGAAGAGAGTATTCAAAGTTGGGCAGAAAGATTATAA
- the der gene encoding ribosome biogenesis GTPase Der: MIKPIVAIVGRPNVGKSTLFNRIVGERISIVEDKPSITRDRIYGDAEWLGRPFILVDTGGIELDTENTIKEQMRYQAEIAIDEAEVILFVVDVRTGLTNMDRDVANFLRQSNKPVILAVNKAENYKQAEMDKYDFYELGFGEPYLISAQHGQQTGDLLDQVIDHFPDLEEDPYDDQTTKISVIGRPNVGKSSLVNKILGEERVIVSDIAGTTRDAIDTPFTHQDNNYVIIDTAGMRRKGKVGRGVEKYSVIRSLRAVDRSDVVLMVIDASEGITDQDKKIAGYAHEEGKGIIIVVNKWDLVEKNNNTMNHYIEEIRYQAGFLNYAPITFVSALTGQRVLEVLDLVDYVSEQHSRRVKTNLLNSVIEDAVAMFQPPSDKHGKRLKIFYATQPKVNPPLFVLFVNDAELMHFSYKRYLENQIRKAFGFEGSPIKLITRER, encoded by the coding sequence ATGATAAAACCTATAGTTGCAATTGTAGGTAGGCCAAATGTAGGAAAATCTACTCTTTTTAATAGAATAGTAGGAGAGAGAATTTCAATTGTAGAAGATAAGCCAAGTATTACAAGAGATAGAATTTATGGAGATGCTGAATGGTTAGGTCGCCCTTTTATCTTAGTTGATACAGGTGGTATTGAGTTAGATACAGAAAATACAATTAAAGAACAGATGCGTTATCAGGCAGAAATAGCAATTGATGAGGCTGAAGTTATTTTGTTTGTAGTTGATGTTAGAACAGGATTGACTAACATGGATAGAGATGTTGCTAATTTTTTAAGACAATCAAATAAACCAGTGATTTTAGCGGTAAACAAAGCAGAGAACTATAAACAAGCAGAGATGGATAAGTATGACTTTTATGAATTAGGATTTGGTGAACCATATTTAATCTCTGCACAGCATGGTCAACAAACTGGAGATTTATTAGATCAAGTTATAGATCATTTTCCAGATTTAGAAGAAGATCCATATGATGATCAAACAACCAAAATTTCAGTAATTGGACGACCTAATGTAGGAAAGTCCTCTCTAGTAAATAAGATTCTAGGTGAAGAGCGAGTAATTGTTAGTGATATTGCAGGAACTACTCGTGATGCAATTGATACCCCTTTTACACATCAAGATAATAATTATGTAATCATCGATACAGCAGGAATGAGAAGAAAAGGGAAAGTAGGTAGAGGTGTAGAAAAATATAGTGTGATCCGTTCTTTAAGAGCTGTAGATAGGTCTGATGTAGTATTGATGGTGATTGATGCATCTGAAGGGATTACTGATCAAGATAAAAAGATTGCAGGATATGCCCATGAAGAGGGTAAAGGAATTATTATAGTGGTTAATAAATGGGATCTAGTTGAAAAGAATAATAATACTATGAACCATTATATAGAAGAAATTAGATATCAGGCAGGTTTTTTAAATTATGCACCAATTACTTTTGTGTCTGCGTTAACTGGACAAAGAGTATTAGAAGTCTTAGATCTTGTAGATTATGTTTCTGAACAACATAGTAGAAGGGTTAAGACTAATTTGCTTAATAGTGTAATTGAAGATGCAGTAGCAATGTTTCAGCCACCATCAGATAAACATGGCAAGAGGTTGAAAATCTTCTATGCTACCCAACCTAAGGTTAACCCACCATTGTTTGTTTTGTTTGTTAATGATGCTGAGCTAATGCATTTTTCTTATAAGCGTTATTTAGAAAATCAAATTCGTAAAGCTTTTGGTTTTGAGGGAAGCCCAATTAAACTTATTACAAGAGAGAGATAG